The Streptomyces sp. TLI_105 DNA segment CGGCACCGATCTCGCCCTCACCTACCTGCGTCTGCACCCCCAGGGGATCCGCTCGGTGGCGATCGACTCCATCGCACCCCCCAAGGTCGTGAACCTGCCGTGGACCTGGGACAGCGCCGCCGAGGGGATCGACGAGATCTTCGCGGCGTGCGAGGCCCAGCCCCGGTGCAAGAGCCGCTACCCGCACCTGCGGCGGACGCTGGACGAGCAGGTCCGGCGACTGGAGGCGCACCCCCTCACGCTGCTGGCACAGCCCCCGGGGGGCGGGAACCCCGTGAAGGTCGACCTCGACGGGGGCGCGCTGGTCAACATCCTGGTCGCCAACACCGTCAAGGCCGTCGACGTCCCCGCCGCACTCGACGAACTCGCCCACGGAAACCCGGAGCGCTTCGCGCGGGCCCGGGCCTTCGACGTGGCGACCGTCGTCGGCGCCTTCGCCCACGGCCTGACGCAGTCGGTGGCCTGCGCCGAATGGGTGCCCGGCTACGGGAAGCGCGACCTGCTGAAGGCGGGGCGCCGGAACTTCCCCGGCTGGCCGGACACGGTCCTGGCCCAGGCCCCGCAGCTGCCCTTCGAGCACGACGTGTGCCGGGCCTGGGACGTCCCGGACCGCACCGCGATCCAGCGGGTGGCCACCTTCAGCAAGGTGCCGACGCTCCTCCTCTCCGGCACCTTCGACGCGAAGACCGGCGCGAGCCGGGCCCGGGTCGCGGCCCGCACCCTGCCCCGCTCGACCTCCGTATGGATCCCCGGCATCGGCCACTGGGTGGTTCCCCAGTCGCCCTGCGCGGCGAGCGTCCTCGCCTCCTTCCTCGCCCGTCCGACCGCGCCCGACACCGGCTGCGTGGCAGGACTCCGGCCCCCACCGTTCACCCTCACCCCCTGACACGGAGACCGAACGATGTCCCTTCCACCACCCCACCACCGGCGCACCGCGCGACGCCTCCCGGCCGCGCTGGCCGGGGCCACCGCCGGTGTCCTCGCCGCCGGCCTCGTCGCGGCACCCGCCCACGCCGAGTCCGGCCCGGCCGCGCCGCTCGGCACGCTCGCCCGGACCGCGGGTCACGCCCGCTTCGAGCCGGGGCCCTGCCCGAGGACCGCCGACCCGATTCCCGCCCTGAAGGACGCCCACTGCGGAACGCTCACCGTCCCCGAGCGGCGTGACCGGCACGGCAAGGGCCGGGGGCGCAGGATCACCCTCTCCGTGGCGATCATCCCGGCGGCCGCGAAGAAGCATGCGGGTGACCCGATCGTGTGGCTCGCCGGCGGACCCGGCGACGACGCGGTCTCGGAGATCCCGATGGCGCTCGCCGGCGGCCTCGACCGCGACCGGGACCTGATCTTCATGTCCCAGCGGGGCACCTACTCGGCCGATCCGGAGCTCACCTGCCTGAACATCGACCAGTTCAACGCACGCGCCCTCGGCCTCGTCTCCGACGCCCCCTCGACCGGCCGCCTCCACGTCCGGGCGACACGGGAATGCCACGACCGGCTGGTGCGTCGAGGGGCCGACCTCAGCGCCTACGACGACACGGAGAGCGCCGCCGACTACGCGGACCTGCGCAAGGCGCTCGGCATCCGGCAGTGGAACGTGTTCGGCATCTCCTACGGCACCGAGCTGGCGCTGCAGTACATGCGCCTGCACCCGGAAGGCATCCGGTCGGTCGGCATCGACGGCGTCCTGCCGCCGTCCCTGGCCGGCGGGGCCGTGACCTGGAAGGCCGCACGAGAGGGCTTCGACGGCATCTTCAAGGCCTGCGCGGAACAGCCCGCCTGCAACTCCCGCCATCCGCACCTGAAGGCCACCTTCGAGCGCCTCGTCGTCGACCTCGAAGCCCGACCCGCCTCCACCACCGTCACGGTGCCCGGTCAGGCGGCGCCGGTGAAGGTCGTGATCGACGGCGGGACCCTGGTGACCTGGCTGACCTTCGCCTCCCACCTGGCGGAGGGAGTGCCCCGCTCCATCGACGAACTCGCCCACGGCAACCCGCGGCGGATCGCCGAGCAGCTTGCCGGGGGCAAGTACAGCCCGGCGGCCATGGGCCGGGTGTCCCACGGCCTCGCCTTCGGCATCTTCTGCAGCCAGTGGACCCCGTACGAGAGCGAGGCCGACGTGATCCGGGGAGGCCGGCGCGCCTTCCCGTCGTTCCCCCGCTCGATCCTCGCCAACGCCCCGCAGCTCGCCTGGCTCCACCAGGACTGCCGAGCCTGGGACGTCCCCCCGGCGGACCCCTCGATCAGGGACCGGACGTACAGCGACATCCCGACCCTCGTCCTGTCCGGCGGCTTCGACTCCCAGACCGCGCCGAGCAACGGCGCGTACGTCGGACGCACGCTGAGCCGGTCCACCGTCGTCACGGTGCCCTACGTCGCCCACGTGGTCTTCGCCGACTCGAAGTGCGCGCAGACGATGACCGTCTCCTTCTTCGACCGCCCGACCGCACCGGACACCGGCTGTCTCGCGGGCCTCAAGCCGCCCACGTTCGAGATCGGCACGTGAGCTGAGGCGAGGGGCGGCGGTGGCAGGTCCACCGCCGCCCCTCGCCCTCCAGGGGGTGTCTGACGATCCCCCGCGGCGTCGCGGGGGATTGCCGGCCGCCCCCTAGCCGTCCGTACGGCGCAGCGGCGGTTCGGCCGGGGTCGCGTGGACCGGGCCGAAGAGCACCGCCCGTGCCACGGCGGGGGCGAACAGGACCGTCATCGGGGCGGTGAGGGTGATCGCCCTGCGGAAGGCCGCACCGACGACCGGGTCGCCCGCCGCCCGCTCCTGCAGCCGGCTCATGTACCAGCCGACCGCCTTGTCCAGCGCGCCGGGGGCGTCCGCGCCGCCGACAGCGCCGGGCATCTTCTTGTCGGCGCCCGTCGAGATGTCCCACGCCTGCCGGGAGGCGTCGAGGAGGGCGCGCTGCACCTGCCGGGTGGTCGGGGTGCGCTTCGGGTCGGCGAGCGCCCGGCGCAGGGCGACGGCGGAGATCGCCGCCACCGCCATGCCCTGTCCGTAGACCGGGTTGAAGGCGCAGAGCGCGTCGCCGGTGGCGAGGAAACCGGCCGGACGGCGGCCCGGACGGTCGTACCGGCGCCGGATGTTGGCGGTCTTGCGGAAGCCGTACACCGGGGACACCGGCTCCGCCCGGGCCAGCCAGTCGCTGATCAGCGGGTGCGGCATCCGCTTCGCGAACTCCTCGAACGCGCCCTCCTCCGTGGGCGGTTCATTGCCCCGGAGCCCCGAGAGGGTCACGAGGTGCGTCCCGTCGCCGACGGGCAGTACGACGGCCCCGTACTCCTGCTCGGGGTTGGGCACGATGAAGTAGCCCATGGCGTCGCTGTCCAGCACCCCGTCCGGAGCGCGGTAGACCCGGGTGCCGTAGGCGAGACCGGTGTCGATGGTCTCCTCGTGCGGCGCCTCGGCGCCGATCGCCGCCAGCC contains these protein-coding regions:
- a CDS encoding alpha/beta fold hydrolase — encoded protein: MSLPPPHHRRTARRLPAALAGATAGVLAAGLVAAPAHAESGPAAPLGTLARTAGHARFEPGPCPRTADPIPALKDAHCGTLTVPERRDRHGKGRGRRITLSVAIIPAAAKKHAGDPIVWLAGGPGDDAVSEIPMALAGGLDRDRDLIFMSQRGTYSADPELTCLNIDQFNARALGLVSDAPSTGRLHVRATRECHDRLVRRGADLSAYDDTESAADYADLRKALGIRQWNVFGISYGTELALQYMRLHPEGIRSVGIDGVLPPSLAGGAVTWKAAREGFDGIFKACAEQPACNSRHPHLKATFERLVVDLEARPASTTVTVPGQAAPVKVVIDGGTLVTWLTFASHLAEGVPRSIDELAHGNPRRIAEQLAGGKYSPAAMGRVSHGLAFGIFCSQWTPYESEADVIRGGRRAFPSFPRSILANAPQLAWLHQDCRAWDVPPADPSIRDRTYSDIPTLVLSGGFDSQTAPSNGAYVGRTLSRSTVVTVPYVAHVVFADSKCAQTMTVSFFDRPTAPDTGCLAGLKPPTFEIGT
- a CDS encoding NAD(P)/FAD-dependent oxidoreductase, which produces MADDLERRATRHAVVIGGSLAGLLAARVLAEHAEKVTVVERDRYPEGPDARPGVPQGRHLHVLIAGGQEAYDELLPGFMEELRELGAPRVGVPEDMVQWQNGRWMHRLPATAHFYSGPRPQLEWLVRQRVFADPRIELVEGHETVGLTGDSSRVRGVRLRERGAGAEKETRVLEADLVVDASGRSTKAADWLAAIGAEAPHEETIDTGLAYGTRVYRAPDGVLDSDAMGYFIVPNPEQEYGAVVLPVGDGTHLVTLSGLRGNEPPTEEGAFEEFAKRMPHPLISDWLARAEPVSPVYGFRKTANIRRRYDRPGRRPAGFLATGDALCAFNPVYGQGMAVAAISAVALRRALADPKRTPTTRQVQRALLDASRQAWDISTGADKKMPGAVGGADAPGALDKAVGWYMSRLQERAAGDPVVGAAFRRAITLTAPMTVLFAPAVARAVLFGPVHATPAEPPLRRTDG
- a CDS encoding alpha/beta fold hydrolase; the encoded protein is MTEQGTVRARARRPYGRRRSRGAHTGLALLAAGLTLLGAAGPTAASTPAAGTASTPGDAVPPPARGPHPGGPARFVPGPCPQTPEPVPGRCGFLEVPENRSHRGGRTIRLAVAIIPAASAHPADEPVVFMEGGPGGDAFDSIPFLIGSGVNRNNDLIVMAQRGGLHSQPNLACPEIDRFNVKAVGLRYGAPSTGRLLVRAAKECRQRLTAAGADLSAYNTTENAADFADLRRALRIDRWNVYGYSYGTDLALTYLRLHPQGIRSVAIDSIAPPKVVNLPWTWDSAAEGIDEIFAACEAQPRCKSRYPHLRRTLDEQVRRLEAHPLTLLAQPPGGGNPVKVDLDGGALVNILVANTVKAVDVPAALDELAHGNPERFARARAFDVATVVGAFAHGLTQSVACAEWVPGYGKRDLLKAGRRNFPGWPDTVLAQAPQLPFEHDVCRAWDVPDRTAIQRVATFSKVPTLLLSGTFDAKTGASRARVAARTLPRSTSVWIPGIGHWVVPQSPCAASVLASFLARPTAPDTGCVAGLRPPPFTLTP